In Nitrospira sp. MA-1, the genomic window CTGGTCCCAAAGCCTGTTGGCCAAACCCCTCCAACTATCAAGAAGATTGTACTCAAACTCTTTCCTGATACGTATTTCATTCAGGGTATTACCTTGTTTGAGGTGAGCGGGAATATCTCCCGAGTGGTATTTGACCACATTCAAGCGAATACGGGTCTTTCGTCCAGTCAGCTCACCTTCGATGTTCCACCTGATGTCGTGGTGGTCGAACTACCCTGATTGCAACTTTCGGGTCTATCGTTTTTGATGGTGTTCGTGTTCTCTGATAAGGAAAAGGTGGAAAGAAATGGCTGAGCGCATCTTGGTTGTTGATGACGACAAGGGAGTCCGGGAGGCCTTGTCAGAGTTCTTGCTATCGTTGGGTTATACCGTCGTGATGGCCGAAAATGGTGAAGAGGCCTTGAATCAGTATCGTAAGGGTGATTTTGACGTGATTATGGCGGATCTGATTATGCCCAATATGGATGGGATGGAGTTGTTAAGGCGTATCAGAGACATCAAAAATGATGAGGTGATTTTTCTGATGATCACTGGGCATCCCTCTATTGGTACGGCTGTGGAGGCTATTAATCGTGGAGCCGATGATTATATTACCAAACCCTTCCATCTCGAGGACGTAAGGTTGCGAGTCACGAAAGCGTTGGAAAAGCAAACCTTAAAAGGTCGCTTGAAAACCGCACAAGGTTTGGCTTGGGGTTTAATGTTGTCCATTCCGCTTTGGCTCTTGTTGGGGATAATTCTGGTTATCCTGTTTAAAGGATAAGCGGTTTTTTTCTCAAGTGGTTCTCGTGTGGTCATTGCTCAATCGCCAATCCTTTATTCATGGTGAGCCTGTTGTCCTTGTTCATGCAGGCCTTACTGTGTGTTTTGGGTATTGTGGTGTTCGGTGCAAGCTCTCTTTCGGCCATTAGTGGCCAAATCACTGAAGATCCCACCAAAATTTTACAGAAATATCTTTCCCTAGATAAAAAAGGTGTTCGGTTGGAGGCGCATTCCTGGCAGGTGGTGAGGCCTTTTGTGGCTTGGCTGGAAGAACCGGTCTGGGGGCAAGTGGTTGTGATTTCTCAATATGAGGTTGTAGACGATGTGTCGCAATGGGAAATTCTTGGTGTGCTAGAGGCCAAAATTCCCGTGATCTTCGAGGTGTTAGGAGCAATGCATTGGGAACGTGTCACGTATGTGTCCAATCCACACCGTGAAATACAATATTTTCATTTGAAGGCGGTTGAGGACCGGTGGCAAATTGTTGGGCCTCAATTGCCTCCACATGTGGGCCGTCAACGTCTGGTGGACTTTGTCCGTTGGGCGGAGTTAAATGAATCTGTGCTGGAAAGAAAAGTTTTTTTCAATTCTTTAATACAACAACTAGAACATAATAATGAGAAAGATACGCAGAAATGACTACTTGGCGTGCGGAAGTGTTGTTCTTTGATTTTGACGGAACTTTGATCGATTCGAAAATTGATATAGCCACATCGGTAAACCTAACCCTAAGGGATTTGGGGTTGACCATACGATCGCGGGAAGAAATCTTTAGTTTTGTGGGTGATGGGGTGAAGCGGTTATTGCGGTTATCGGTGGGAGAAGAAAATTGTGGTCAATATGAAAAAGCCCTGGAGATTTTCCGGAAACATTATTTAGAGCATTGCGTGGAAACCACACGGTTTTATCCTGGGATATGGGAAGTGCTCCATCACTATCAGGACCGCCGGAAAGCCATTGTGACTAACAAATCTTTAGAGTATACCCTTTCAATTGTTGATGGGTTACATGCACAGGATCTCTTTCATCATGTGGAAGCTCCTCGGGATACGATGGAATTGAAGCCGGAACCCGTGATGTTACTGCGAGCACTTGAAGGGTTGGGCATTGATCCATCTGAAGCGGTGATGATTGGGGATAGTACGAATGATGTCCGGGCAGCTCAGGCCGCCGGCATACGATCTTGTGCTGTGGGCTATGGTTATGGGAACCGAGAAAAAGTTGCGGCATTACGGCCTGATTTTTATTGTGAAAATCCGAAGGATCTTCTTGGCCTGTTTTAATTAATCCCACCTCCATTTCATTCTTTTCGAGGGACGACAGCTGTCAAAAGGGTACTGCTCGCCACGGGATTTTTCTAGTTGTGGCTAATGCAGGAATTCTTTTATGATCATTTGAGATTTTTGATGCCTTTTTACATTTTTTGAAATTTTTTACGAGAAGAGGACTTGATGGCGCAACCGATTGTCACCTGTTTGGATATGGAAGGAGTGTTATTTCCTGAAATCTGGCTAGCTTTGGCGGATAAAGTGGGAATACAAGAGCTACGTCTGACCACCAGGGATGTTGCGGATTATGATGTCTTGATGAAAAAACGACTGGAAGTTCTGAAGGCGCATCGCATTACTCTTCGCGATATTCAGGATGTTGCCAGTTCAATTTCTCCCCTCCCTGGAGTTCCTGATTTTATTGCGTGGTTACGCGAACGCTGCCAAATTATAATATTGTCGGATACGTATTATGAATTTGTAGCGCCACTCATGAAGAAACTCCAATTCCCTACGATTTTTTGCCATACATTGGGGGTTGATTCCCATGGGTTTATCACAGATTACTTCCTGCGCCAACCTGACCAAAAGCGACATGCCGTTAGTGCGATGAAGGGTATCGGGTTCCGGGTGTTGGCGGGAGGAGATTCTTATAATGATGTTTCAATGTTAAAGGAGGCCGACGCCGGAATTTTTTTCTGTCCTCCTGATTCGATAATCCAGGAATTTCCCCAATTCCCTGTAGCTCGTTCGTATGCAGAATTCCAGGAACATCTTGGGCGGGCAGGCGGCTTCCCGTCCTGATATGGTCATGCTGATGTAGGTTTGTATTCCTTTCCCCTTTTTTTGTTAAAGAGGTCTCTGGCTGATGCCAAGCAATATGGAAGGTTTTCTGAGGGGGAAACATTGTTGCCTTTCCCCATGGTACTTGCTAGATGTATCACGCTTTATAGATGGCTGAGACGGGTACTGATGGTGACGGGAAGGGAAATCAAAGAGTTTAAATTGGAAAGAGATGTAATCATCAGAAACTTGCCGGAAAATTTTTCTGGATCCTCTGAGACTGTTGGCCGCAAAGTTTTTATGCCAAGAGCACTGACAAACTTGAAAGGAGCATCTACATGAGGGCCTCTCGCATTCGCCTGTCTGTGTTGGTAATGTTGTTTTTCTGTTTTTCCACTGTAACAGGCTGTCTAGGAAAACGGGATTGGCAATATCCCCCGGTTTCTACGGGTTCATTCTTGAACGAAAAAGCTGCCTCGCCAATCCCGGCCAAAGCCATTGTTCTTCCGTTGGAAGATTTGAGAGGGAATGAGGCAAAAGAGGAATATTGGAAAGCTGCTATTCCCTTTGTTCCCTATGGGGATACGAAATATCAACGCCCTGAAACTGTGAAGCACCCAGAAGAGGTCGATGTCGTCAAGTTTGATCCGACTAATGATCTTGCTCAATCCATCGCTGCGGAATTAAGTCATGCAGGAGTTTTTTCCTCGGTCAACTTTTCCAAAGATGAAGGACAAGAGCCGGCAGATCTGGTCTTTCGAGGCCGTCTCCGTTCTACCGATTGGAGCCGGCGATTGTATTCGTACCTATTCGCTCCAGTTGGAGTGGTTTTTTGGATGTTAGGTCTTCCCATGAGTGAAACCACTACCGCTTTGGAGATGGATCTTCGACTAACTCCCCTAAGTGACCCGTCGAAGGTGTTATGGAATATGACGATGGAGTTCGAAGGGAAGCAGCTCGATGGACCATATTATGGTCTTGAAAATGCGGCCGAAAGTTATCCTGAGGCTCTACAGGAAGCCTTAAAACCAGCAGTTGCAGATTTAATTGGCCTAGCCAAGGAGGACCCCAACCGTCTAATGCCACGCTAAGTGATTGAAATTATTGCCATGTGAAAAATCAAGAAAAAATATGAAATATCTGGTTGATATTTGGCAAGCAGAAGATTATTTTAATCTTCAGGAATTGTAAAAACGGCCGATAATGATTAGGAAATACTGATATCTTGCAATGACCTTTGGCAGCGTCTCTCATGAATTCATGAGAGCGTTTCCTTTTCATTCAAGATTTCAGGCATTTGGTGCTATTTTTAAATGGAAGAAATCGTCGTTTTGGTGACGGTAAGTTCTGAAGCGGAGGCTACAAGCCTGTCAAGGATCTTGGTGGAAAACGGGTTAGCTGCCTGCGTCAATATTATCCCAGGGGTGCGGTCAATTTTTAAATGGGATGGGAAAATTTCGGAGGAACAGGAAATTTTATTGTTGGCAAAAACTGGGAGACAGGCGTTTGACCAATTAGTTATTATGGTGAAAGCCAATCATAGTTATACCGTTCCGGAAATCATTGCTCTTCCGATTCAGCTTGGGAGCAAAGAATATTTAGCCTGGATTCAAGATGCCACCAAGAGCCGAGTAGGTATGGTCGAAGGGTAGTGGAAGGTGTATTTGGCTTTATTGGCTGTAATTCTAAGAACCTTAGAAGTTCTTAACTTTTTAATTTTGGTGAATTATGAAAGAATCTGAAGATGCCTTGACGGTGATCATATTTCGAGGCGCACGAGCAAATCCTTGGCGCCTCAAATTCAGGAAGTCTTTTGTGAAATATGGAATAATTGTTGGTTTAGTGTTACTGCTCGTTCAGGGTGGGGTAATTACGCATTATGTTTACCAGTGGAGCCAACTCAGTGAATTAGGAGAAATAAAACAAGAATTAAATACGTCACGTGCTCGAACCAGCAATTTTTCAACAGAAGTAGATGGAATGAAGAAGCGAATGTTGGTGTTGGAGACCCTCAATCGGAAACTTCAGACCATGTTTGGTCTGGAGGCGGATGAGATTCAGGGGTTGCCTACTGGCCTTCCTGGGCAAGGGGGAGAAGAGTTGCCATATGAGGAGGTGCCATACGATGGGCTGCAAGAGGAGGCACCTTTGGAGTCAAAGCCTGCAATTGCAAGGACCGGGGTCCCAGCGGTTTCTGGATTAGATTCGACCATTGACCGAAAAATAACCGAGATCAAAGCTGGGCTAGAGTGGCTAAACCAACAAACTGAATTAGAAAATAAAATTTTGGAAGAACTTTCTGCTGCGGCTCAGAAAAAAGCTGATCAATGGGCTTCCATTCCTTCCATCTGGCCAGTTAAAGGTGTCTTAACCTCAAAATTTGGTCCTCGCGTTTCTCCTTTTACAGGGAAAAAAGCCTTGCATGCAGGAATTGATATCGGTGCACCAACTGGCACAGAGGTTCGGTCCCCCGCTTCGGGGAAAATTGTTGTAGCCGCTTATGATGGGCGGATGGGGAAATTTGTTCGTATTGATCATGGTTACGGCATAGAAACGACCTACGGTCATATGTCCAAAATTAATGTGAAATATGGGGATAAAGTTCAAAGAGGCGACCTTGTCGGTCTTGTCGGGAGCACGGGAAAGTTTTCTACGGGACCCCATCTGCACTATCAAGTGGCTGTGAATGATAGAGTTGTAGATCCCATTCATTATATTTTGGATTAGCCAGTCCCCCACATCAGCTCTGGGATATACGTTAGGCATCTTCCAGGTCCGTCTGGCATTTCTTTCCTGCAACACTTCCATCTTCTTCTGATAATTTTGGGACAAAAGACCTAAGCAGTTTTATTCGAGACTGGGTCTTCTTTTATAGATGGTGGGCCTTCTTTTGTGTTGAATTCTCAAAATTAATTACATAGATTAGCATTGAAGACGTTGAGGAATTTTTGTTTGTTGTGGGATATTTAAGAAAGGTTCGGGATATTCTGGGGAAATTAATTTAAAATTAAAGTCTAACGGATAAATTGACAATAATTTATT contains:
- a CDS encoding HAD-IA family hydrolase; translated protein: MTTWRAEVLFFDFDGTLIDSKIDIATSVNLTLRDLGLTIRSREEIFSFVGDGVKRLLRLSVGEENCGQYEKALEIFRKHYLEHCVETTRFYPGIWEVLHHYQDRRKAIVTNKSLEYTLSIVDGLHAQDLFHHVEAPRDTMELKPEPVMLLRALEGLGIDPSEAVMIGDSTNDVRAAQAAGIRSCAVGYGYGNREKVAALRPDFYCENPKDLLGLF
- the thrH gene encoding bifunctional phosphoserine phosphatase/homoserine phosphotransferase ThrH; translated protein: MAQPIVTCLDMEGVLFPEIWLALADKVGIQELRLTTRDVADYDVLMKKRLEVLKAHRITLRDIQDVASSISPLPGVPDFIAWLRERCQIIILSDTYYEFVAPLMKKLQFPTIFCHTLGVDSHGFITDYFLRQPDQKRHAVSAMKGIGFRVLAGGDSYNDVSMLKEADAGIFFCPPDSIIQEFPQFPVARSYAEFQEHLGRAGGFPS
- a CDS encoding divalent-cation tolerance protein CutA, producing the protein MEEIVVLVTVSSEAEATSLSRILVENGLAACVNIIPGVRSIFKWDGKISEEQEILLLAKTGRQAFDQLVIMVKANHSYTVPEIIALPIQLGSKEYLAWIQDATKSRVGMVEG
- a CDS encoding M23 family metallopeptidase is translated as MKYGIIVGLVLLLVQGGVITHYVYQWSQLSELGEIKQELNTSRARTSNFSTEVDGMKKRMLVLETLNRKLQTMFGLEADEIQGLPTGLPGQGGEELPYEEVPYDGLQEEAPLESKPAIARTGVPAVSGLDSTIDRKITEIKAGLEWLNQQTELENKILEELSAAAQKKADQWASIPSIWPVKGVLTSKFGPRVSPFTGKKALHAGIDIGAPTGTEVRSPASGKIVVAAYDGRMGKFVRIDHGYGIETTYGHMSKINVKYGDKVQRGDLVGLVGSTGKFSTGPHLHYQVAVNDRVVDPIHYILD
- a CDS encoding response regulator, which produces MAERILVVDDDKGVREALSEFLLSLGYTVVMAENGEEALNQYRKGDFDVIMADLIMPNMDGMELLRRIRDIKNDEVIFLMITGHPSIGTAVEAINRGADDYITKPFHLEDVRLRVTKALEKQTLKGRLKTAQGLAWGLMLSIPLWLLLGIILVILFKG